AGAAGAAACACATCATCAATTCAATTAAATTCTAATTTATCAAAATCAAATGTTAAAGATTTTAAATTAACTTTTAATCCTGAAGAAATTGGAATAAATTATAAATTATTTGATATTTCAGGAAGGCTTATTTCAAAGGGAAATAATATGAATATGAAGGAATTGAATTTGAAAAATGGGATATATTTTATAAAACTTTTTAATAAAAATAATACACAAACTAAAAAATTTATAAGGCTTAAATAAACATTTAAACCTTTTCAAACTGGAGCTTATATAGTTTTGAATAAAGTTCAGACCTTTTTAACAATTCATCATGTTTTCCTCTATCAATAATCCTTCCATGATCCATGAGAATAATTTCATCTGCCTTTAAAACAGTTGATAATCTATGAGCAATTACAAGACTTGTTCTCTCTTTGAAGAGATTATAAATGGCTTCCTTTACTAGATGTTCAGAACGAGCATCCAGTTGTGATGTGAATTCATCAAGAATTAAAATTTCAGGGTTCTTAATAAAAACTCTTGCTATTGATATTCTCTGTTTTTCACCACCAGAAAGAGTTTTTCCAAGTTCTTTTATATCAGTATCTAAACCCTTGGGTAATCTTAATATTAATTCTTCTAAAGCAGCAAATTTTATTGCCCTTTCAAGGTCTTCTTCCTTAGCATCTGGATTCCCATAGAGTATATTATCTCTTACAGTGCCTGAAAATAACATGGTTTCTTGACTAACAAAACCAATTTTACTCCTCAAAGAATCAAGATCAAAATTTTTAAGGTTTATTCCATCTATGAAAATTTCACCCTCCTGAGGATCATAGAATCTTAATAAAAGGGATAAAAGAGTTGATTTCCCTGCTCCTGATGGTCCAACAAAAGCATAAACTTTACCCTTTTCAAGAAATAAATTTATATTTCTCAAAACCCACCTTTCTTTTTCATAAAAAAACGACACATTTTTAAATTCTATTCCTCTTTCTAACTTTTTAAATTGTAAAGAACCTCCTTTTTCTTCTTTTTCCTTCAGTATATTGAAAGTTCTTTCAAGAGCAGTTATCCCCTGCTGTAAGTTTGTATAAGAAAGTGTTAAACCTTTTAAGGGTTGAAGCATTGAAAGTGCTGAAGCTAAAAATACAAAAAATTTGTCAGGTGTTAAGAGGCTATATCTAAAAATAAAAACTCCTCCGAGATATAGCAAAAAAGAAGCCATTATTGCACCAACAAATTCTGTTAGATGGGGAGTTAATATTGAAAGATTTTCATATTTTAAATGAGCTCTATAAAACTTATCGGTTTCATTTTTAAACTTTTCTATTTCATCTTTTTTCCTAACAAAAGACTTTACAATCTTTAAATTCATAAGAATTTCTTGAGCCCTTGAACCAATTTCACCCATTCTCTCCTGTGCCCTTTTTGCTCTTCTCCTTAAAACCTTTGAAGAAACCTGTATAAAAATAAAGGCAAAAGGCAAAATAATAAAGGAAATTAGGGTAAGTAAGGGAGAAGCCCAAAAGGCAACAATAAGATAAACTAAAACATTCATAAATTCTCTTAAAAACTGAATTAATCCCTCTGATAAAGCATATCTAACAATGGTTAAATCATGAGTAAATCTTGAAACAAGGGAACCTGTTTTTTCTTTTGAAAAGTATAAAAGTGGTAAATTTAAAAACTTGGAAAAAAGTGTGTTTCTTAAATCTCTTGAAATTATCTCTTGAAACATAAATGACAAAAATTTTGATAAATATCCAAAAAGTGATTTAATCCCAAATATTATAATTAGAAAAAAACATAATCTCTTAATTGACTCAATTTTGCTATCGGCAATAAGAGTCTTTTCAACTAAATATAAAAATCTATCTATAAAAAAACTTTGTGATTTTATTTCTCCGCCAAATATTATATGTAAAAAGGGAGGAATCATTGTAAGGGAAATTCCATTTACAAGAGAAAATAAAATTGTTGTTAAAATTGTGAGAAATAAAATTATCAAGTGAGACTTAAAAAAATTAAATAATTTTATATAAATTTTCATCTAATTTTCCTCAAACTTTATTCCATATTTTTTTAATTTTTCTCTAAGAGTATTCCTGTGAACACCCAGCAATTCTGCAGCCTTACTCAATTTACCTTTTGTCATCTTCAAAACTTTTTCAATATGTCTCTTTTCTAATTCATAAAGATTTAAAGTATCATAATCCTCTTCTTTTTCTATTTCAGGTATGTATTCTACAACTTCACCCTGTCTTAACAAAACAAGCCTTTCTGCTAAATTTATAAGTTCTCTAACATTACCTGGAAAAGAATAATTCATAAGTTTCCTTTTTATTTTATCAGAAAGAATTGGTTTTTTTAAATGATACTTTTCAGAAAATTTTTCAAGATAATATTCCATCAAAGGTAAAATCTCATCTTTTCTTTCCCTTAAAGGAGGTATATAAAAACTTATAACATTTATTCGGTAATATAAATCTTCTCTAAAAAGTTTTTCCCTTACCATTTTTTCAAGGTCTTTATTTGTTGCACAGATAATTCTTGTGTTAATATCTACTCTTTCAAGAGAACCGAGTCTTTCAATCTGTTTTTCTTGCAAAAATCTCAATAATTTTGCTTGAAGATTTAAAGGTAAATCACCAATTTCATCAAGAAATAAAGTTCCTTCATCTGCCAGTTCAAATTTTCCTTTTTTAGACTTTTCTGCACCTGTAAAAGCACCTTTTTCATACCCAAAAAGCTCTGCTTCAAGAAGTTCAGAAGGTATAGCAGTGCAAGATATTGCCACAAAATTTCCTTTTCTTCCACTTTTTTTATGTATATATTTTGCAAGAACTTCCTTTCCCACTCCACTTTCCCCTCTTATTAAAATAGTAGCATCTGTTTCTGCTACTTTTTCAGCATCAATAAATATTTTTTTCACATTTTCATTGACAATGATAAATTCTTCCCCTTTAAATTTTTTGATCTCTTCTCTTAAATACTCTAACTCATCTTCAAGTTTTTCTCTTTCTTCAAGCTGTTTTAATATATTAATGAGTTTTTCTATATCAAGAGGCTTTGTTAAATAATCAAGAGCACCTTCTTTTAAAGCATTAACAGCTGACTCAATTGTTCCATGAGCAGTGATGATTAAAAACTTTCCTTCACCTTCTTCCTTCATCTTTTTCATTAGTTCAATTCCATCTATTTCAGGCATTTTAAGGTCAAGTAAGATAGTTTTATAACCTCTTCTGAAAAAATAAAGGGCATTCAGAGGATCTTTCACAAACTTAACCTTAAAACCCTTTTCTCTTAAAATTGATTCTAAATTTCTACCTTGAATTTCATCATCTTCAACAATTAAAATTTTCATCTTAATTTTTTCGTTCCCTCAAAAATTTCATCTGATTTTTTTTCAACCATTTCAATTAATTCTTCAGGGAATACAGCAGAAGCACCGAGCTTTGTAACTTCAATACCAGCAGCTATCGTTGATATTATAGCAGCCTCAAGTGGATTAGCTCCTGAAACAAGGGAAAGTGTGTAAGATGCTATAACAGTATCACCAGCACCTGTAACATCATAAACTTCAACTTCAAGGGAAGGAATTTTATATATATTATTATCAAATTTTAAAATCATTCCTTTTTCACCAAGAGTTAAAAGTATTATGGGAATAGATAGTTTTCTTGAAAGTTTATCAATTTCTTTTACCATATAATTTTCATTTTTTAATTCTCTTTTAGAAACAAATTCTAATTCTTTCCTGTTCGGTTTTAAAACATTGATATTTTTGTAAAAATTAAAATTATGTTTTTTGGGATCACATGTTATAATTTT
This portion of the candidate division WOR-3 bacterium genome encodes:
- a CDS encoding ABC transporter ATP-binding protein is translated as MKIYIKLFNFFKSHLIILFLTILTTILFSLVNGISLTMIPPFLHIIFGGEIKSQSFFIDRFLYLVEKTLIADSKIESIKRLCFFLIIIFGIKSLFGYLSKFLSFMFQEIISRDLRNTLFSKFLNLPLLYFSKEKTGSLVSRFTHDLTIVRYALSEGLIQFLREFMNVLVYLIVAFWASPLLTLISFIILPFAFIFIQVSSKVLRRRAKRAQERMGEIGSRAQEILMNLKIVKSFVRKKDEIEKFKNETDKFYRAHLKYENLSILTPHLTEFVGAIMASFLLYLGGVFIFRYSLLTPDKFFVFLASALSMLQPLKGLTLSYTNLQQGITALERTFNILKEKEEKGGSLQFKKLERGIEFKNVSFFYEKERWVLRNINLFLEKGKVYAFVGPSGAGKSTLLSLLLRFYDPQEGEIFIDGINLKNFDLDSLRSKIGFVSQETMLFSGTVRDNILYGNPDAKEEDLERAIKFAALEELILRLPKGLDTDIKELGKTLSGGEKQRISIARVFIKNPEILILDEFTSQLDARSEHLVKEAIYNLFKERTSLVIAHRLSTVLKADEIILMDHGRIIDRGKHDELLKRSELYSKLYKLQFEKV
- a CDS encoding sigma-54 dependent transcriptional regulator, with the translated sequence MKILIVEDDEIQGRNLESILREKGFKVKFVKDPLNALYFFRRGYKTILLDLKMPEIDGIELMKKMKEEGEGKFLIITAHGTIESAVNALKEGALDYLTKPLDIEKLINILKQLEEREKLEDELEYLREEIKKFKGEEFIIVNENVKKIFIDAEKVAETDATILIRGESGVGKEVLAKYIHKKSGRKGNFVAISCTAIPSELLEAELFGYEKGAFTGAEKSKKGKFELADEGTLFLDEIGDLPLNLQAKLLRFLQEKQIERLGSLERVDINTRIICATNKDLEKMVREKLFREDLYYRINVISFYIPPLRERKDEILPLMEYYLEKFSEKYHLKKPILSDKIKRKLMNYSFPGNVRELINLAERLVLLRQGEVVEYIPEIEKEEDYDTLNLYELEKRHIEKVLKMTKGKLSKAAELLGVHRNTLREKLKKYGIKFEEN